The following proteins come from a genomic window of Desulfobulbaceae bacterium:
- a CDS encoding nuclear transport factor 2 family protein, with product MKAIEKEIWDTIQAMNQCWTSGDRTRLDKLNDYFHSTMVAITATDQKRLEGKSACLGAWKSFAQNALIKFWKESEPLIQTYGNAAVVTYYFDMTFEMGGQTITMGGRDMLTLIKEDGKWWIVADQFSSYPQR from the coding sequence ATGAAGGCGATTGAGAAAGAAATATGGGATACGATTCAAGCAATGAATCAATGTTGGACAAGTGGCGATAGGACCCGGTTAGACAAATTAAACGATTATTTTCATAGTACTATGGTGGCAATTACTGCGACTGATCAAAAGCGATTAGAAGGAAAATCAGCCTGCCTCGGAGCATGGAAATCATTCGCGCAAAATGCCTTAATAAAATTTTGGAAGGAAAGTGAGCCGCTAATTCAAACATATGGGAATGCCGCTGTAGTAACATATTATTTTGACATGACTTTTGAAATGGGAGGGCAAACGATAACCATGGGTGGTCGAGATATGCTTACTCTCATCAAAGAAGATGGCAAATGGTGGATAGTAGCCGATCAATTCTCTTCTTATCCACAGAGATAA
- a CDS encoding class I SAM-dependent methyltransferase — protein sequence MKKDATFKWDNKEFVDFYRNSANIIMLERQRLIRVLLEIVTFHFPNLSGLNILDLGCGDGVITKYIYDKSPDNNFYLIDASEEMLTKAKENLGNDNIFYRHITFEDYCEIQSEDCKYDLVISANAIHHLDLIQKAALFSKIYKELKFGGLFLNIDPVHPSSAYSENIQFEIWRNWMNETLENNGHHEDIGKYDNLPSVYKNNLENKPSNLWDQMQLLNNYGFRDVDCFYKYSIFAIFGGTKN from the coding sequence ATGAAAAAAGATGCCACATTCAAATGGGACAATAAGGAATTTGTCGATTTCTATCGAAATTCAGCAAATATCATAATGCTTGAGAGGCAAAGATTAATCAGGGTTCTTCTTGAAATCGTCACCTTTCATTTTCCAAACCTATCCGGCTTAAATATCCTTGATTTAGGGTGTGGAGACGGAGTTATCACAAAATATATCTATGACAAATCACCTGATAATAATTTCTATCTCATTGATGCATCTGAAGAAATGTTAACTAAGGCGAAAGAAAATCTAGGCAACGATAATATATTCTACCGCCATATCACATTTGAAGATTATTGCGAAATACAATCTGAAGATTGCAAATATGATTTAGTCATATCAGCAAATGCCATTCACCACCTTGATCTGATCCAAAAGGCAGCATTGTTTTCAAAAATTTATAAAGAATTAAAATTTGGTGGTCTATTTTTAAATATTGACCCTGTTCATCCATCTTCTGCATATAGCGAAAACATTCAATTTGAAATCTGGCGCAACTGGATGAATGAAACATTAGAAAACAATGGTCACCATGAAGACATCGGGAAATATGATAATCTTCCTTCTGTGTACAAGAACAATCTGGAAAACAAACCAAGCAATCTATGGGATCAAATGCAACTCTTAAACAACTATGGGTTCAGAGATGTCGATTGTTTTTACAAATATAGTATCTTCGCCATATTCGGCGGCACTAAGAATTAA
- a CDS encoding YbhB/YbcL family Raf kinase inhibitor-like protein yields the protein MLRTRISLVIGFCMASTVVHAGDFTLTSPTIKPGAVLTDEQVFNGFGCSGKNQSPALKWTAGPKETKSYALSVYDPDAPTGSGWWHWVVYNIPANVTELAAGAGEPTGKLLPPGTIQGRTDYGSHAFGGACPPQGDKPHRYIFTVHSLKIEKIDVPADSSAALIGFMVNANSLGKASFTATYGR from the coding sequence ATGCTTCGCACACGAATCTCTTTGGTTATCGGATTTTGCATGGCCTCAACAGTAGTCCACGCAGGAGATTTTACACTCACAAGCCCAACAATCAAACCTGGTGCGGTTCTTACGGATGAACAGGTATTTAATGGATTCGGTTGTTCTGGGAAAAACCAGTCGCCTGCGCTGAAATGGACGGCCGGTCCCAAGGAAACAAAGAGCTATGCTCTTTCTGTGTATGATCCAGATGCGCCTACAGGGTCAGGGTGGTGGCATTGGGTCGTCTATAATATCCCCGCTAATGTTACCGAATTGGCTGCAGGCGCTGGCGAGCCAACTGGTAAACTGTTGCCGCCGGGCACCATTCAAGGGCGGACAGATTATGGCAGCCATGCGTTTGGCGGAGCCTGCCCGCCACAGGGAGATAAGCCGCACCGCTATATTTTCACGGTACATTCGCTCAAGATTGAAAAAATCGATGTTCCTGCAGATTCGAGCGCCGCACTCATCGGCTTTATGGTAAATGCGAACTCTCTTGGCAAGGCAAGTTTCACCGCCACCTATGGTCGCTAG